Proteins encoded within one genomic window of Sphingomonas cannabina:
- the aroQ gene encoding type II 3-dehydroquinate dehydratase: protein MADTVYVLNGPNLNLLGTREPEIYGSDTLDDIAGRLEDRARELGLEVEVRQSNHEGHLVDWLQEAQSVGAKAVLLNAAGFTHTSVAIHDAIKAVNVPVIEVHLSNPHTREDFRHLSYVGRAARGTIAGFGALSYLLALEAAARL from the coding sequence TTGGCCGATACCGTCTACGTCCTCAACGGGCCGAACCTGAACCTGTTGGGGACGCGCGAGCCGGAGATCTACGGATCGGACACGCTCGACGACATCGCCGGCAGGCTGGAGGACCGGGCGCGCGAACTCGGGCTCGAGGTCGAGGTGCGCCAGTCGAATCATGAGGGCCATCTCGTCGACTGGCTGCAGGAAGCGCAGTCGGTCGGGGCAAAGGCGGTGCTGCTCAATGCCGCCGGCTTCACCCATACCAGCGTCGCGATCCATGACGCGATCAAGGCAGTGAACGTGCCGGTGATCGAGGTGCACCTTTCCAACCCGCACACCCGCGAGGACTTCCGCCATCTGAGCTATGTCGGACGCGCGGCGCGAGGAACCATCGCCGGTTTCGGTGCGCTGTCGTATCTACTCGCGCTTGAAGCCGCCGCGCGACTCTGA
- the thiS gene encoding sulfur carrier protein ThiS gives MHTDGTVTIIVNGEHRRVAAGLSLAELAGELGLAPEKVAVERNLEVVPRSTLGQVCVEDGDEIEIVHFVGGGDHAPAIADDSWTVAGKTFRSRLIVGTGKYKDFAENAAAVEASGAEIVTVAVRRVNVSDPKAPMLTDFIDPRRITYLPNTAGCFTAEEAIRTLRLAREAGGWELVKLEVLGEARTLYPDMVETIRATEILAKEGFKPMVYCVDDPIAARRLEDAGAVAIMPLGAPIGSGLGIQNRVTIRLIVEGATVPVLVDAGVGTASDAAVAMELGCDGVLMNTAIAEAKDPIAMARAMRLAVEGGRLAYLAGRMGKRRYADPSSPLAGLI, from the coding sequence ATGCATACCGACGGCACCGTCACGATCATCGTCAACGGCGAACACCGCCGCGTCGCCGCGGGGCTGAGCCTCGCCGAACTCGCCGGCGAGCTGGGGCTGGCGCCAGAGAAGGTCGCGGTCGAGCGGAATTTGGAGGTGGTGCCGCGGTCCACGCTGGGACAGGTCTGCGTCGAGGACGGCGACGAGATCGAGATCGTCCACTTCGTCGGCGGGGGCGATCATGCCCCGGCGATCGCCGACGATTCGTGGACCGTCGCCGGCAAGACCTTCCGCTCGCGTCTGATCGTCGGCACCGGCAAGTACAAGGATTTCGCCGAGAACGCCGCCGCGGTCGAGGCGTCGGGCGCGGAGATCGTCACCGTCGCGGTCAGGCGCGTCAACGTCAGCGACCCCAAGGCGCCGATGCTGACCGACTTCATCGATCCCAGGCGCATCACCTACCTTCCCAACACCGCCGGCTGCTTCACTGCCGAGGAGGCGATCCGCACGCTGCGTCTCGCACGCGAGGCGGGAGGATGGGAGCTGGTCAAGCTCGAGGTGCTGGGCGAGGCACGCACGCTCTATCCCGACATGGTCGAGACGATCCGCGCGACCGAGATCCTGGCGAAGGAAGGCTTCAAGCCGATGGTCTACTGCGTCGACGACCCGATCGCCGCCAGGCGGCTGGAGGATGCCGGCGCGGTCGCGATCATGCCGCTGGGCGCACCGATCGGATCGGGGCTCGGCATCCAGAACCGCGTCACCATCCGGCTGATCGTCGAGGGCGCCACGGTGCCGGTGCTGGTCGATGCCGGCGTCGGCACCGCGTCGGACGCGGCGGTGGCGATGGAATTGGGCTGCGACGGCGTGCTGATGAACACCGCGATCGCCGAGGCTAAGGATCCGATCGCGATGGCGCGGGCGATGCGGCTGGCGGTGGAAGGCGGGCGTCTCGCCTATCTCGCCGGGCGGATGGGGAAGCGACGCTACGCCGATCCGTCGAGCCCGCTGGCGGGGCTGATCTGA
- a CDS encoding alpha/beta hydrolase, with product MRATIGLVMLAALAGCQPAGEANNQSANVAATIEAQPHKVTLKAADGVTVHGRYYEADSPKALILLFHQAGSSKDEYATIAPRLVEAGYSALAIDQRSGGGLYGPNETVASDGAAMEMPESESYLAAQKDLEAALAWGQQQKLPIVLWGSSYSSSLIFRLAAAHPGAVKALLAFSPGEYFDDKTLIRKAAAKVTVPVFVTSTADKDEVENGDLVFKALPKNDTSERIVPRRSVHGSSMLVESKNPDGAADIWQAVLAFLGKVAP from the coding sequence ATGCGGGCGACGATCGGACTGGTGATGCTGGCGGCGCTGGCGGGATGCCAGCCGGCGGGCGAGGCCAACAATCAATCGGCCAATGTTGCCGCAACGATCGAGGCCCAGCCGCACAAGGTCACGCTCAAGGCGGCCGACGGCGTCACCGTGCACGGCCGCTACTATGAGGCGGACTCGCCCAAGGCGCTGATCCTGCTGTTCCACCAGGCCGGCTCCAGCAAGGACGAATATGCGACCATCGCGCCGCGGCTGGTGGAGGCGGGCTATTCGGCGCTGGCGATCGACCAGCGTTCGGGCGGCGGGCTCTACGGCCCCAATGAGACCGTCGCGAGCGACGGCGCCGCGATGGAGATGCCCGAGAGCGAGAGCTATCTCGCGGCCCAGAAAGACCTGGAGGCGGCGCTCGCCTGGGGACAGCAGCAGAAGCTGCCGATCGTGCTGTGGGGGAGCAGCTATTCCTCCTCGCTGATCTTCCGCCTGGCGGCGGCGCATCCAGGGGCGGTCAAGGCGCTGCTCGCCTTCTCGCCGGGCGAATATTTCGACGACAAGACGCTGATCCGAAAGGCCGCCGCCAAGGTGACGGTGCCGGTGTTCGTTACCTCGACCGCCGACAAGGACGAGGTCGAGAATGGCGACCTCGTCTTCAAGGCGCTGCCGAAGAACGACACGTCGGAGCGGATCGTGCCGCGGCGATCGGTGCACGGCTCGTCGATGCTGGTCGAGTCGAAGAATCCGGACGGCGCGGCCGACATCTGGCAGGCTGTGCTCGCCTTCCTCGGCAAGGTCGCGCCCTGA
- a CDS encoding CsbD family protein, giving the protein MGELIDKVKGNINEMAGKAKQAMAGDADDPARTRRDDELAAEGAAQEMKGKGQQFAGKLKGALGDDI; this is encoded by the coding sequence ATGGGCGAACTGATCGACAAAGTGAAAGGCAACATCAACGAGATGGCCGGCAAGGCGAAGCAGGCGATGGCCGGCGACGCCGACGATCCGGCCCGCACGCGCCGCGATGACGAGCTCGCCGCCGAAGGCGCCGCGCAGGAGATGAAGGGTAAGGGCCAGCAATTCGCCGGCAAGCTCAAAGGCGCGCTCGGCGACGACATCTGA
- a CDS encoding TonB-dependent receptor domain-containing protein, whose product MKSSFLSATALAGTLLLAPSAVSAQATQVATGATVTAPQEDQSDESQAANNEEIVVTGSRLLRPNDTSIAPITSITRAELFSTGNLSVGDALNQLPALRSTFSQSNSTRFIGTAGINAMDLLGLGTARTLTLVNGRRHVTSTPGINRVDVNNVPADLLERVDVIIGSASSIYGSDAVAGVVNYVLRRDFEGITGRAQGGISDRGDRGSYFVSLTAGKNFSEGRGNVTLSAEYAVQNAVYYTDRDDYFGAFSGRNQFNAYDNTVGEPSTGDGIPDNVFLRGVRNINISEGGLYTSACPANTPANAARRALNCTGQRSNTGAELGYTFVFMPDGTLARNNVIEDLRVYGSSNSVGGLGSTLRLSGQLLPKLDRKAINFLSHYEVSEAFVPFLEGKYIRVDSVQEGQPTFFNNTFSINNPFLTSQARALLVSSLAPGATTFTAQRFNIDFGGRGEDHQREVFQITGGASGTFNEDWGYELSVNYGKLKTYYETEGNIDSARYGRAINAVRNTAGNIVCAVNADASSANDDPACVPLNLFGYGAPSQAALDYVTVKSSRRQRAELLDITGFVRGDLSQLFSLPGGPIGFAFGGEYREETAFAAYDAFTAAGNTFLNAIPDFAPPKLKVKEAFGEVRIPLLADMPFFKELSFEGSARVSDYNIGRTGTVWTWSVGGTWAPVQDLRFRASYGKSVRAPTQSDLYASPSQTYLTGLIDPCSATQINNNPNRVRNCAAAGVPTTEVVGGVTVPWTNTPASGVRGLNGSNPNLDAERGTSFTVGAVLKPRWIPGFTLSVDYYNVTIDNVIFSLGSQTIINQCYDSPSGIDNQYCAAVFRRPDGTFFGQFDRMVGGSTVSYQVGPTEAAFLSGPFNFAKQKTSGINVDLAYNTPLDDGVRLSLRGIVSYVIRRDNYTDINTPSFINRQLFELGDPRWEANLSSTLDFGGFDLTYKMRYIGPQTIGTYETQFSWQGRPPENPDAYANPWYPRVFYHDIRVGAKVGDRYRIYAGVDNITDRLPPYGLDGTTEGSGIYDNVGRFFYAGVEVKF is encoded by the coding sequence ATGAAGAGCTCGTTTCTGAGCGCGACGGCGCTTGCCGGTACGCTGCTGCTTGCTCCATCCGCAGTTTCTGCACAGGCCACTCAAGTCGCGACGGGAGCGACGGTTACCGCGCCGCAGGAGGATCAGTCGGACGAGTCCCAGGCGGCAAACAACGAAGAAATCGTCGTCACCGGCTCCCGCCTGCTGCGGCCGAATGACACTTCGATCGCGCCGATCACCTCGATCACCCGCGCCGAACTGTTCTCGACCGGCAATCTGTCGGTCGGCGACGCGCTGAACCAGCTTCCGGCGCTCCGGTCGACTTTCAGTCAGAGCAATTCGACGCGCTTCATCGGCACCGCGGGCATCAATGCCATGGACCTGCTCGGCCTGGGCACGGCGCGTACCCTGACGCTCGTCAACGGCAGGCGCCATGTCACCTCGACGCCGGGCATCAATCGGGTCGACGTGAACAATGTTCCCGCCGATCTGCTCGAACGAGTCGATGTCATCATCGGCAGCGCTTCGTCCATCTACGGTTCGGACGCGGTTGCCGGCGTGGTCAACTACGTCCTTCGCCGCGACTTCGAAGGGATCACCGGACGCGCCCAGGGCGGCATCTCGGATCGCGGGGACCGCGGCTCCTATTTCGTCAGTCTGACCGCGGGCAAGAATTTCAGCGAGGGTCGCGGCAACGTCACGCTCTCTGCCGAATATGCGGTGCAGAACGCGGTCTACTATACCGACCGCGACGATTATTTCGGTGCCTTTTCCGGCCGCAATCAGTTCAACGCCTATGACAATACCGTCGGCGAGCCGTCGACCGGCGACGGCATTCCGGACAATGTCTTCCTGCGCGGCGTGCGCAACATCAACATCTCGGAAGGCGGACTCTACACCTCCGCTTGCCCGGCGAACACGCCAGCCAACGCCGCGCGGCGCGCCCTCAACTGCACGGGGCAGCGGAGCAATACCGGCGCGGAGCTAGGCTATACGTTCGTGTTCATGCCCGACGGCACACTCGCCCGGAACAATGTGATCGAGGATCTGCGCGTCTATGGTTCGAGCAACAGCGTCGGCGGCCTCGGCTCGACGCTGCGCCTGAGCGGCCAGCTTCTGCCGAAGCTCGACCGCAAGGCCATCAATTTCCTGTCGCACTATGAGGTTTCGGAGGCGTTCGTCCCCTTCCTCGAGGGCAAATATATTCGCGTCGATTCGGTTCAGGAAGGCCAGCCGACCTTCTTCAACAACACGTTCAGCATCAACAATCCGTTCCTGACATCGCAGGCGCGCGCGCTGCTGGTCTCGTCGCTCGCGCCCGGCGCCACGACCTTCACCGCGCAGCGCTTCAACATCGACTTCGGCGGCCGCGGCGAGGATCACCAGCGCGAGGTGTTCCAGATCACCGGCGGCGCAAGCGGCACCTTCAACGAAGACTGGGGTTATGAGCTGAGCGTCAACTACGGCAAGCTCAAGACCTATTACGAAACCGAAGGCAACATCGACTCGGCACGCTACGGCCGCGCGATCAATGCCGTGCGCAATACGGCGGGCAATATCGTCTGCGCGGTGAACGCCGATGCGAGCTCGGCCAACGACGATCCCGCCTGCGTACCGCTCAACCTGTTCGGCTATGGCGCGCCGAGCCAGGCAGCGCTCGACTATGTCACGGTCAAATCGAGTCGGCGCCAGCGGGCCGAGCTACTCGACATTACGGGGTTCGTCCGGGGCGACCTCTCTCAGCTGTTCAGCCTGCCCGGCGGACCGATCGGCTTTGCGTTCGGCGGAGAATATCGTGAGGAAACCGCCTTCGCCGCCTATGACGCCTTTACCGCGGCAGGGAATACTTTCCTCAATGCCATTCCCGACTTCGCGCCGCCGAAGCTCAAGGTGAAGGAAGCATTCGGCGAGGTTCGCATCCCGCTGCTCGCCGACATGCCCTTTTTCAAGGAGCTGTCGTTCGAGGGCTCGGCCCGCGTGTCCGACTATAACATCGGCCGGACCGGCACCGTCTGGACATGGAGCGTCGGCGGCACCTGGGCCCCGGTGCAGGATCTGCGTTTCCGCGCGAGCTACGGCAAGTCGGTCCGCGCGCCGACGCAGAGCGATCTCTATGCCTCACCCAGCCAGACCTATCTCACTGGGCTGATCGATCCGTGCTCCGCGACGCAGATCAACAATAATCCGAACCGCGTCCGCAATTGCGCCGCGGCCGGCGTGCCGACGACTGAGGTCGTGGGCGGCGTCACCGTGCCGTGGACGAATACGCCCGCCTCGGGCGTGCGCGGCCTCAACGGCTCGAACCCCAATCTCGATGCGGAGCGCGGCACGAGCTTCACCGTCGGCGCCGTCCTGAAGCCGCGCTGGATCCCGGGCTTCACCCTGTCGGTCGACTATTACAACGTCACGATCGACAACGTGATCTTCTCGCTCGGTTCGCAGACGATCATCAATCAGTGCTATGACAGCCCGAGCGGGATCGACAACCAATATTGCGCGGCGGTCTTCCGTCGTCCCGACGGCACCTTCTTCGGCCAGTTTGATCGTATGGTCGGTGGGAGCACGGTCAGCTATCAGGTGGGCCCCACCGAGGCCGCCTTCCTGTCGGGGCCGTTCAACTTCGCGAAGCAGAAGACGTCCGGCATCAACGTCGATCTGGCCTATAACACGCCGCTCGACGACGGCGTGCGCCTCAGCCTCCGCGGCATCGTCAGCTATGTCATCAGGCGCGACAACTATACCGACATCAACACGCCGTCCTTTATCAACCGCCAGCTCTTCGAGCTCGGCGATCCGCGGTGGGAAGCCAATCTGTCGTCGACGCTCGATTTCGGCGGCTTCGATCTGACATATAAGATGCGTTACATCGGTCCGCAGACGATCGGAACCTACGAAACCCAGTTCAGCTGGCAGGGCCGCCCGCCTGAGAACCCCGACGCCTATGCGAATCCCTGGTATCCGAGGGTCTTCTATCACGACATCCGCGTCGGAGCGAAGGTTGGCGATCGGTACCGCATCTATGCGGGCGTCGACAATATCACGGACCGGCTTCCGCCTTATGGCCTCGACGGCACGACCGAAGGCAGCGGCATCTACGACAACGTCGGCCGCTTCTTCTATGCCGGCGTCGAAGTGAAGTTCTGA
- a CDS encoding acetyl-CoA C-acetyltransferase, whose amino-acid sequence MSDIVIAAAKRTPVGAFLGAFAATPAHELGRVAIEAALEQAGVAGADVDEVILGQVLTAAQGQNPARQASMAAGIPKEVPAWGVNQVCGSGLRAVALAFQSIANGDAKVIVAGGQESMSLSPHAQTLRPGTKMGDLSLVDTMIKDGLTDVFNGYHMGITAENLAAEYQITRENQDEFAVRSQNLAEKARDEGRFKDEIAAVTVKGRKGDTIVENDEYIRSGATLESVAGLRPAFKKDGTVTAANASGLNDGAAALVVMSADEAAKRGITPLARIKSWASAGVDPSVMGIGPVPASKKALEKAGWTIADLDLIEANEAFAAQALAVGKELGWDAERVNVNGGAIAIGHPIGASGARVLTTLLYEMQKRDAKKGLATLCIGGGMGIAMCVERD is encoded by the coding sequence ATGTCCGACATCGTCATCGCCGCCGCCAAGCGCACGCCGGTCGGCGCCTTCCTCGGCGCGTTCGCCGCCACGCCGGCGCACGAGCTCGGCCGCGTCGCGATCGAGGCGGCGCTGGAGCAGGCAGGAGTCGCCGGCGCGGACGTGGATGAGGTGATCCTGGGCCAGGTGCTCACCGCCGCCCAGGGCCAGAACCCGGCGCGGCAGGCGTCGATGGCCGCGGGCATCCCCAAGGAAGTGCCGGCCTGGGGCGTCAACCAGGTATGCGGCTCGGGCCTGCGCGCGGTCGCGCTCGCCTTCCAGTCGATCGCCAACGGTGATGCGAAGGTCATCGTCGCCGGCGGGCAGGAATCGATGTCGCTCTCGCCGCACGCGCAGACGCTGCGCCCCGGCACCAAGATGGGCGACCTGAGCCTCGTCGACACGATGATCAAGGACGGCCTGACCGACGTCTTCAACGGCTACCACATGGGCATCACCGCCGAGAATCTGGCGGCCGAGTACCAGATCACCCGCGAGAACCAGGATGAATTCGCGGTGCGTTCGCAGAACCTCGCCGAGAAGGCGCGCGACGAGGGCCGCTTCAAGGACGAGATCGCCGCGGTGACGGTCAAGGGCCGCAAGGGCGACACCATCGTCGAGAACGACGAATATATCCGTTCGGGCGCGACGCTGGAGAGCGTCGCGGGCCTGCGCCCCGCCTTCAAGAAGGATGGCACCGTCACCGCTGCCAACGCCAGCGGCCTCAATGACGGCGCCGCCGCGCTGGTGGTGATGAGCGCCGATGAGGCCGCGAAGCGCGGCATCACCCCGCTCGCCCGCATCAAGAGCTGGGCCTCGGCCGGCGTAGACCCGTCGGTCATGGGCATCGGCCCGGTGCCGGCGTCGAAGAAGGCGCTGGAGAAAGCCGGCTGGACGATCGCCGACCTCGACCTCATCGAGGCCAATGAAGCCTTTGCCGCCCAGGCACTGGCGGTCGGCAAGGAACTCGGCTGGGATGCCGAACGCGTCAACGTCAACGGCGGCGCGATCGCGATCGGCCATCCGATCGGTGCGAGCGGCGCGCGCGTGCTGACGACGCTCCTCTACGAGATGCAGAAGCGCGACGCGAAGAAGGGACTGGCGACGCTGTGCATCGGCGGCGGCATGGGCATCGCGATGTGCGTGGAGCGGGATTGA
- a CDS encoding alpha/beta fold hydrolase, producing MLRSETAESPERRAAALAGLARYQSAERDPRPVPMPEVARAGRACLRDYGGEGRPVVFVPSLINPPHVLDLAPANSLLRWIAAQGHRTLLVDWGDPTPAEREQDITAHVETMLLPMLRSLAEPPVLVGYCLGGTIAIAAASALPVRGLTLIAAPWHFSRFGEAARAEVAGLWHAAEPACEALGLVPMEVLQSGFWRLDPARTIAKYEALATADDAALAEFIRLEDWANAGAPLTLAAGRQMFEGFFAANDPDHSRWTIEGRTVDPATLACPAVDFVSLTDRIVPAATSAGFADRRELGAGHVGMVVGSRAKALLWEPLAGWLNVLPDIR from the coding sequence ATGCTGCGCAGCGAAACCGCCGAATCGCCGGAGCGGCGCGCCGCCGCGCTGGCGGGTCTCGCCCGCTATCAGAGCGCCGAGCGCGATCCACGTCCCGTGCCTATGCCGGAGGTCGCGCGCGCCGGACGCGCCTGTCTGCGCGACTATGGCGGAGAAGGGCGGCCGGTGGTGTTCGTCCCCTCGTTGATCAATCCGCCGCACGTGCTCGATCTCGCGCCTGCGAATTCGCTGCTGCGGTGGATCGCCGCGCAGGGGCATCGCACGCTGCTCGTCGACTGGGGAGACCCCACTCCAGCCGAACGGGAGCAGGACATCACCGCCCATGTCGAGACGATGCTGCTGCCGATGCTGCGCTCGCTCGCCGAGCCGCCGGTGCTGGTCGGCTATTGCCTCGGCGGGACGATCGCGATCGCTGCGGCATCGGCGCTGCCGGTGCGCGGGCTCACGCTGATCGCCGCGCCTTGGCATTTCTCACGTTTCGGCGAGGCGGCGCGCGCGGAGGTCGCCGGCCTGTGGCACGCCGCCGAACCGGCCTGCGAGGCGCTCGGGCTGGTGCCGATGGAAGTGCTGCAGTCGGGCTTCTGGCGGCTCGATCCGGCCCGCACCATCGCCAAGTACGAAGCGCTCGCCACCGCCGACGACGCGGCGCTGGCCGAGTTCATCCGGCTCGAGGACTGGGCCAATGCCGGCGCCCCGCTCACCCTCGCCGCGGGGCGGCAGATGTTCGAGGGCTTCTTCGCCGCCAACGATCCCGACCATAGCCGCTGGACGATCGAAGGCCGGACAGTCGACCCGGCCACTCTCGCCTGCCCGGCGGTGGATTTCGTCTCGCTCACCGACCGGATCGTCCCGGCCGCCACCAGCGCCGGCTTCGCCGACCGCCGCGAGCTCGGTGCGGGCCATGTCGGGATGGTCGTCGGCAGCCGCGCCAAGGCGCTGCTTTGGGAGCCGCTTGCCGGCTGGCTAAACGTCCTTCCCGACATTAGATAG
- the phaR gene encoding polyhydroxyalkanoate synthesis repressor PhaR, with translation MKKSAPGSGPVIIKKYANRRLYNTESSSYITLEHLAAMTREGRDFKVVDAKTEEDITHNVLTQIIMEEEARGQTMLPVNFLRQLIALYGDSMQAMVPGYLEASMESFRRNHEQFKSAVEGAFANSPFAEIAKRNMAMFEAATQAFKPAGTGPAPAAKAPEASKDDEIAALKAELAKLQDKVAKL, from the coding sequence ATGAAAAAGTCTGCGCCGGGCAGCGGCCCGGTCATCATCAAGAAATACGCCAACCGGCGTCTCTACAACACCGAATCCTCGTCCTACATCACGCTCGAGCATCTCGCTGCGATGACCCGCGAAGGGCGCGACTTCAAGGTCGTCGACGCAAAGACCGAAGAGGATATTACGCACAACGTCCTCACCCAGATCATCATGGAGGAGGAAGCGCGGGGCCAGACGATGCTGCCGGTCAATTTCCTGCGCCAGCTGATCGCGCTCTATGGCGATTCGATGCAGGCGATGGTGCCGGGCTATCTCGAAGCGTCGATGGAAAGCTTCCGCCGCAATCACGAGCAGTTCAAGTCGGCGGTCGAGGGCGCCTTCGCCAACTCGCCCTTCGCCGAGATCGCCAAGCGCAACATGGCGATGTTCGAGGCGGCGACCCAGGCGTTCAAGCCGGCCGGAACCGGACCGGCGCCGGCCGCCAAGGCGCCCGAGGCCAGCAAGGACGACGAGATCGCGGCGCTCAAGGCCGAGCTTGCGAAGCTGCAGGACAAGGTCGCGAAGCTCTGA
- a CDS encoding class I SAM-dependent methyltransferase, with protein MTPADDDLGGWDDSAQAWIDDLASEHEFGRRHVLDPAMLARVRRRSFANALDVGCGEGRFCRLLAAEGMAPIGIDPAEALLAEARRRDPQGDYRLGRAERLAFDDASFDLVVSYLTLIDIPDIGAAIPEMARVLRPGGTLLIAHINAFTTATIVGTDEWPEEEERIRGYLTERSGWVEWRGIRIRNWHRPMATYMTLLLDAGLTLRHFAEPPATGGPADRRAQYDDAPWFHVMEWAKADSE; from the coding sequence ATGACACCTGCCGATGACGATCTGGGCGGTTGGGATGATTCGGCGCAGGCCTGGATCGACGACCTCGCCAGCGAGCATGAGTTCGGGCGGCGCCATGTCCTCGATCCGGCGATGCTGGCGCGGGTGCGCAGGCGCAGCTTCGCCAACGCGCTCGACGTCGGCTGCGGCGAGGGACGGTTCTGCCGGCTGCTCGCCGCGGAAGGCATGGCGCCCATCGGCATCGATCCGGCCGAGGCGTTGCTCGCCGAGGCGCGGCGGCGCGATCCCCAGGGCGACTACCGCCTCGGCCGCGCCGAGCGGCTCGCGTTCGACGATGCCAGCTTCGACCTGGTCGTCAGCTATCTGACGCTGATCGACATCCCCGACATCGGCGCTGCCATCCCGGAAATGGCGCGGGTGCTGCGCCCCGGCGGCACGCTGCTGATCGCCCATATCAACGCCTTCACCACGGCGACCATCGTCGGCACGGACGAATGGCCCGAGGAGGAAGAGCGGATTCGCGGCTATCTCACCGAACGGTCGGGCTGGGTCGAATGGCGCGGCATCCGCATCCGCAACTGGCATCGTCCGATGGCCACCTACATGACGCTACTGCTCGACGCGGGCCTGACGCTTCGCCATTTCGCCGAGCCGCCGGCGACCGGCGGGCCAGCGGACAGGCGCGCGCAATATGACGACGCGCCGTGGTTTCACGTCATGGAGTGGGCCAAGGCCGACAGCGAGTGA
- a CDS encoding dienelactone hydrolase family protein: MASGTMERMTMADGAEVGVYHVHPAGERRGGLVLVQEIFGITDHIRDVADDYAAEGYEVLAPALFDREHPGFEADYTGADLDRAIELSRTLHPIELSLSDVQTCVDALRDKGPVFVIGYCYGGSIAWLAAARLQGIAAASAYYGRLVPDSGEAPKVPTIAHFGRYDHGIPVAGVERLIASRPANATIYLYDAGHGFNSDRRKDYHEPSADLARQRTLELFRANGG; encoded by the coding sequence ATGGCGAGCGGCACGATGGAGCGCATGACGATGGCCGACGGCGCAGAAGTCGGCGTCTACCACGTCCACCCCGCGGGCGAGCGCCGCGGCGGGCTGGTGCTGGTGCAGGAGATCTTCGGCATCACCGACCATATCCGCGACGTCGCCGACGACTATGCCGCCGAGGGCTACGAGGTGCTCGCCCCCGCATTGTTCGACCGCGAGCATCCCGGCTTCGAGGCCGACTACACCGGCGCCGACCTCGACCGTGCGATCGAGCTCTCGCGCACGCTGCACCCGATCGAGCTGTCGCTGAGCGACGTCCAGACCTGCGTCGACGCGCTCCGCGACAAAGGGCCGGTGTTCGTCATCGGCTATTGCTACGGCGGCTCCATCGCCTGGCTCGCCGCGGCGCGGCTCCAGGGCATCGCCGCGGCATCGGCCTATTATGGCCGGCTAGTGCCGGATTCTGGCGAGGCGCCCAAGGTGCCGACGATCGCCCATTTTGGCCGGTACGACCACGGCATCCCGGTCGCGGGAGTCGAGCGGCTGATCGCCAGCCGCCCGGCCAATGCGACCATCTACCTCTACGACGCCGGCCACGGCTTCAACTCCGACCGACGCAAGGACTATCACGAGCCGAGCGCCGACCTCGCCCGGCAACGCACGCTCGAACTGTTCCGGGCGAACGGCGGATGA